The Chryseobacterium nakagawai genome has a segment encoding these proteins:
- a CDS encoding carboxypeptidase-like regulatory domain-containing protein — protein MIKKLSLISLFTLLPASYYFAQTTVFAYLKDADGKPVEQANVDLKGAGNDAKADKIGYFQFADLMPGHYQIMVTKSNFETKILEFDVTSDEKRKDLGVITLYSALTGADQGLAIVEDSGESDSGGSQQTATVGLLQSSQDVFNRIASFDLGQYWFRPRGNDSRTGENMINGISMAGADNGDVDFSTWGGLNEITRYPEIAVNHAPSEYAFGGTTGVFYKNTKASEYRKGSQLTYSLTNRNYRNRLSYRFSSGMNKNGWAFTGMIARRWAQEGIQDGTAYDAYSGYIGVEKKFSDSHTMTFNVIGSKYERSSSSPSTQEVYDFRGIHYNSYWGWQNGEKRNERVKRGFQPMFQLQDFWKINKNSQLWTSISYQFGKEYSSRLDWYRAPNPSPTYYRNLPSWFKNNPNSQGDLARLTDWWTNNDESHTQINWDNLYTANRSENLYRPEFGGRRAAYFLVDDVKDDKVFNASTHYTYNFNDTSRFILNLSYQNYRSEQYREVNDLLGADFALNMDPFANNLTGDSVWGQFNTRESKADVAKRKGDKIGYDYIFTRQEVKVNPAFKFATGKFDVFVSGFFGYTNNSREGKFQHYLYQSSYGKGEDKNFWNVGVKGQVTYKINGRNFLVYNGAYFSQSPFLNDIYFNTRVSGVATPGIKNVVIDANDLSYVISTPIVKLRLTGYLVNTQNETSVQRYFAQGIKLTTLDENGGQAPVQDGAFITQVLAGANKRNMGIELGAQVKLTPTLTATGLLSVGQYTYTNNPTVYFASDAVGTFRELDGNGNLVSRSYTNMGEATLKNYRQGGTPQEAYTLGLRYSSPKYWWVGATWNYFGHSFLDPSPVTRTERFYTNPTTPGVPYDNVTPEELARVLTPTKLPTAFFFNVNAGKSWMIGKYYVLLSASVNNILNNRNYITGGFEQTRNVNYNDYAKDFDSGNMVFAPKYWYNQGRSYFVNLQFRF, from the coding sequence ATGATTAAAAAATTATCATTAATCTCTTTATTCACTTTGCTGCCTGCGTCTTATTATTTTGCGCAGACTACAGTGTTTGCGTATCTTAAGGATGCGGATGGAAAACCTGTTGAGCAAGCAAATGTGGATTTAAAAGGAGCAGGAAATGATGCAAAGGCTGACAAAATCGGGTACTTCCAGTTTGCAGATTTGATGCCGGGACATTATCAAATTATGGTTACAAAATCAAATTTTGAAACTAAAATTTTAGAATTTGATGTAACTTCTGATGAGAAAAGAAAAGATCTTGGAGTAATTACTCTTTATTCTGCACTTACAGGTGCTGATCAGGGTCTAGCAATCGTAGAGGACTCTGGAGAAAGTGATAGTGGAGGCTCACAGCAAACTGCTACAGTAGGTTTACTTCAGTCTTCTCAGGATGTATTCAACAGAATTGCCAGCTTTGATCTAGGGCAATATTGGTTCCGCCCAAGAGGAAACGACAGCAGAACTGGAGAGAATATGATCAACGGTATTTCCATGGCTGGGGCAGATAACGGAGATGTAGACTTCAGCACATGGGGAGGTTTGAACGAGATTACCCGTTATCCGGAAATTGCAGTGAATCATGCTCCTTCCGAATATGCTTTCGGGGGAACTACCGGTGTATTTTATAAGAATACAAAAGCCAGTGAGTATAGAAAAGGGAGCCAGCTGACATACTCTCTAACCAACAGAAATTACAGAAACAGATTATCCTATAGATTCTCTTCCGGGATGAATAAGAACGGATGGGCATTTACAGGAATGATCGCCAGAAGATGGGCTCAGGAAGGAATCCAGGATGGTACTGCATATGATGCTTACAGCGGTTATATTGGAGTTGAGAAGAAATTCAGTGATAGTCATACCATGACTTTCAACGTTATTGGTTCAAAATATGAAAGAAGCTCTTCAAGCCCAAGTACTCAGGAAGTATATGATTTCAGAGGAATTCATTACAATTCTTACTGGGGATGGCAAAATGGAGAAAAGAGAAATGAAAGAGTAAAAAGAGGATTTCAGCCAATGTTCCAGTTACAGGATTTCTGGAAAATCAATAAAAACTCCCAATTGTGGACTTCTATTTCTTACCAATTCGGTAAAGAATATAGCTCAAGGTTAGACTGGTATAGAGCACCTAACCCATCACCAACTTACTACCGTAATTTACCAAGCTGGTTCAAAAATAACCCTAATTCTCAGGGAGATTTAGCCCGTCTTACCGATTGGTGGACGAATAATGATGAATCTCATACACAGATCAATTGGGATAATCTTTATACTGCCAACAGAAGTGAGAATCTTTACAGACCTGAATTTGGAGGTAGAAGAGCAGCTTACTTCCTTGTGGATGATGTAAAAGATGATAAAGTATTTAATGCTTCAACTCATTACACATATAATTTCAATGATACTTCACGTTTCATTTTAAACCTATCTTATCAGAATTACAGATCTGAACAATACAGAGAAGTAAACGATTTATTAGGTGCTGATTTTGCTCTGAATATGGACCCGTTTGCAAATAACTTAACTGGAGATAGCGTTTGGGGACAATTTAACACAAGAGAAAGCAAAGCTGATGTTGCTAAAAGAAAAGGGGATAAAATTGGTTATGACTATATTTTCACAAGACAGGAAGTAAAAGTAAATCCGGCATTTAAATTCGCAACAGGTAAATTTGATGTTTTTGTTTCCGGATTCTTCGGATATACAAACAATAGCAGAGAAGGTAAGTTTCAGCACTACCTGTACCAGTCATCTTACGGAAAAGGAGAAGACAAAAACTTCTGGAATGTAGGAGTTAAAGGTCAGGTTACTTACAAAATCAATGGAAGAAATTTCCTTGTTTACAACGGAGCGTACTTTTCACAATCTCCATTCCTGAATGATATTTATTTTAACACGAGAGTAAGTGGTGTTGCAACTCCAGGAATTAAAAATGTTGTGATTGACGCCAATGATTTGAGTTATGTAATTTCTACTCCGATTGTTAAACTTAGATTGACAGGATACCTTGTTAATACTCAAAACGAAACAAGTGTACAAAGATATTTTGCGCAAGGGATTAAATTAACAACTCTTGACGAAAATGGAGGACAGGCTCCTGTTCAGGACGGTGCCTTTATTACTCAGGTGCTTGCAGGTGCCAACAAAAGAAACATGGGAATTGAGCTTGGTGCACAGGTAAAACTTACACCTACTTTAACTGCCACAGGTTTATTAAGTGTAGGACAATATACTTATACTAATAACCCTACCGTTTATTTTGCATCTGATGCAGTAGGGACCTTCAGAGAGCTTGATGGTAATGGAAATCTTGTATCAAGATCTTATACCAACATGGGAGAGGCTACCCTTAAAAACTACAGACAAGGTGGAACTCCACAAGAGGCATATACTTTAGGTCTTCGTTACAGCAGTCCTAAATATTGGTGGGTAGGGGCTACCTGGAACTATTTCGGGCACTCATTCTTAGACCCGTCTCCGGTAACCAGAACAGAAAGATTCTATACCAACCCAACCACTCCTGGAGTACCTTACGATAATGTTACACCAGAAGAGCTGGCAAGAGTTCTTACTCCTACAAAATTACCTACTGCATTCTTCTTTAATGTAAATGCTGGTAAGTCTTGGATGATTGGTAAGTATTATGTTCTATTATCTGCTTCTGTAAATAATATCCTTAATAACAGAAACTATATTACAGGAGGATTCGAGCAGACCAGAAACGTAAATTACAATGATTATGCAAAAGATTTTGATAGCGGTAATATGGTATTTGCTCCTAAATATTGGTATAACCAAGGAAGATCTTATTTTGTTAATCTTCAATTCAGATTCTAA
- a CDS encoding DUF5689 domain-containing protein, whose translation MKNIYFKAAIFTALSILTISSCVKTDDYDVPEIKCTNKFGAANHKLSDLVAIAKAKPTAADIIAEDYIVEAYVSSSDESGNIYKIMFLQDKPENPTQGIELDIDAGSQYLSFPTGALLRINLKGLIVQGSNGNIKVGSFDPNYVIGRISQNKVSDYVARVCDGQKPVVAVMKPLEFNSIAEALKDGAHINQLVKIKNVQFEDAELTKNFADDNATGDRYITDKKATRLDLRFSNFATFAKSPISPKYEKSGDIVLCLSRYTSPSNPTTTTFTEQAYIRDLVDMNFPNDRFNPGEPEAPSASAVNLFVGADFENWPAFIAGIDPTFGIKPYATQGTPGYKSANSLQIKGTPGGNDYVFTAYAGAGLPASPKRITMYIKGTATGKSLSFNVYKTTGAPAPIFNVFNLGTFTTGASLNVEAANSYNGSINTNGQWRLVELNLTGLDINIAQGKNMFAIKTGTGGNYDIQIDNIRIE comes from the coding sequence ATGAAAAATATATATTTTAAAGCGGCTATATTTACTGCTCTTTCAATACTAACGATTTCGTCTTGTGTAAAGACAGATGATTACGACGTTCCAGAAATTAAATGTACCAATAAGTTTGGTGCTGCAAATCATAAGCTATCAGATCTTGTAGCTATTGCTAAGGCTAAACCTACTGCTGCCGATATTATCGCTGAAGATTATATCGTTGAAGCATATGTATCTTCAAGTGATGAATCAGGAAATATTTATAAGATCATGTTCCTTCAGGATAAGCCTGAAAACCCTACACAGGGTATAGAATTGGATATTGATGCAGGAAGCCAATATTTATCTTTTCCAACAGGAGCTTTGCTAAGAATTAATCTTAAGGGGCTTATTGTTCAGGGTTCTAATGGAAATATTAAAGTAGGGTCTTTTGATCCAAACTATGTGATTGGAAGAATTAGTCAGAATAAAGTTTCTGATTATGTAGCAAGAGTTTGTGATGGGCAAAAACCGGTAGTAGCCGTTATGAAGCCATTAGAATTTAATTCTATTGCAGAAGCCCTTAAAGATGGAGCTCACATCAATCAGCTTGTGAAAATTAAGAATGTTCAGTTTGAAGATGCTGAATTAACTAAAAACTTTGCTGACGATAATGCTACAGGTGACCGTTATATCACAGATAAAAAAGCAACGAGATTAGATCTTAGATTCAGTAATTTTGCAACCTTTGCAAAATCTCCAATCTCTCCTAAATATGAAAAAAGTGGTGATATCGTTCTTTGTCTGAGCCGTTATACAAGTCCATCTAACCCAACGACTACAACGTTTACAGAGCAGGCGTACATCAGAGATCTTGTTGATATGAACTTCCCTAATGACAGATTTAATCCAGGTGAGCCTGAAGCTCCTTCTGCTTCTGCGGTAAATCTTTTTGTGGGTGCTGATTTTGAAAACTGGCCGGCATTTATTGCAGGTATTGATCCAACTTTTGGAATTAAGCCTTATGCGACTCAAGGTACTCCAGGATATAAGAGTGCAAACTCGCTTCAGATCAAAGGAACTCCTGGTGGAAATGATTACGTATTTACTGCGTATGCCGGAGCTGGATTACCTGCTTCTCCAAAGAGAATAACAATGTATATTAAAGGTACGGCAACAGGAAAATCTCTTTCTTTCAACGTATATAAAACAACGGGCGCTCCAGCTCCAATCTTTAATGTATTCAACTTAGGGACATTTACTACAGGAGCTTCATTGAACGTAGAAGCTGCTAACTCTTACAATGGATCTATTAATACAAATGGACAATGGAGATTGGTAGAACTTAATCTTACAGGTTTAGATATTAATATTGCACAAGGAAAAAATATGTTTGCAATCAAAACCGGTACAGGTGGAAACTACGATATTCAGATTGATAATATCAGAATTGAGTAA
- a CDS encoding phosphotransferase enzyme family protein → MTEIHKLKNILNHFYPIVVRNITIMEPGWAALAYKVYTDDGNLFFLKVYDKNRRSIAYILDSVPTYLFFIDWLNSDALLKGKISKLTHTHDGDIKIEDENYIYILMEYIEGHTVGERQLTGKQIKELADIVARLHTTPPPVSIHTESITEKFQLLFLNTLKEWLTSELGTLKPGIQDVLMPFRISLIRQIDELEARKTELSEGNFSFVLCHTDIHNWNIIADENNIHLIDWEGIKYAPAEADIFGFYQEAYFLEFMKCYQDLRPSYEINMELLRYYMMSRHMTDLWEGIEQLQFDQLCSEEYISQLKGLKVVCEENEAFVKLF, encoded by the coding sequence ATGACAGAAATTCACAAACTGAAGAATATTCTCAATCATTTCTATCCGATAGTCGTAAGAAATATTACGATAATGGAGCCCGGTTGGGCCGCATTAGCATATAAAGTATATACAGATGACGGAAATCTGTTTTTTCTGAAGGTATATGATAAGAATAGACGTTCTATTGCCTATATTTTGGATTCGGTTCCTACCTATTTGTTTTTTATTGATTGGTTGAATTCGGATGCTCTTTTAAAAGGAAAGATTTCGAAACTGACTCATACCCATGACGGAGATATTAAAATAGAAGATGAAAACTATATTTACATTCTGATGGAATATATAGAAGGACATACTGTCGGAGAAAGACAGCTTACCGGGAAACAGATTAAGGAATTGGCTGATATAGTGGCTCGGCTTCACACAACACCACCTCCTGTATCTATCCATACAGAATCTATTACAGAAAAATTTCAGCTTTTATTTCTCAATACATTAAAAGAATGGCTGACTTCTGAGTTAGGAACATTGAAACCGGGTATTCAAGATGTTCTGATGCCGTTTCGTATCAGTCTGATTCGACAGATTGATGAATTGGAGGCCCGGAAAACAGAGCTTTCTGAAGGTAATTTTTCTTTTGTACTTTGCCATACAGATATCCATAACTGGAACATCATCGCAGATGAAAATAATATCCATCTTATAGATTGGGAAGGGATAAAATATGCACCTGCCGAAGCTGATATTTTTGGCTTTTATCAGGAAGCTTATTTCTTGGAATTCATGAAATGCTATCAGGATTTGCGTCCGTCTTATGAAATCAATATGGAATTGCTGAGATATTATATGATGAGTCGGCATATGACGGATCTATGGGAAGGAATAGAGCAGCTACAATTTGATCAATTATGTTCTGAAGAGTACATCAGCCAACTGAAAGGTTTGAAGGTTGTATGTGAAGAAAATGAAGCGTTTGTCAAACTATTCTAA
- a CDS encoding DUF6702 family protein, with protein sequence MKKLLYISGILTFFVLMSFMYVDFFSSMTKVDYIDGSKTLKFTTKMNTSHISDAIKINPNTAGFEAEVKKYVNNNFDVFVNGAPKTITFTGSQISGETVWVYFETAGVSDINTLKIKNTILLSAFPKQINLVSIAYKGSQKMMNFQRGKEVNEVSF encoded by the coding sequence ATGAAAAAACTTTTATATATATCAGGAATTTTAACATTTTTTGTGTTAATGAGTTTTATGTATGTAGACTTTTTCTCTTCAATGACCAAAGTGGATTATATTGATGGAAGCAAGACATTGAAGTTTACCACAAAAATGAATACAAGCCATATCTCTGATGCTATTAAAATCAATCCTAACACAGCAGGATTTGAAGCTGAAGTGAAAAAATATGTGAACAATAATTTTGATGTATTTGTCAATGGTGCTCCCAAAACAATTACCTTCACGGGAAGTCAGATCAGCGGAGAAACTGTATGGGTATATTTTGAAACCGCAGGAGTGTCGGATATCAATACCTTAAAGATAAAAAATACGATCCTTTTAAGCGCTTTTCCGAAGCAAATCAACCTGGTAAGTATAGCCTATAAAGGCAGCCAGAAAATGATGAACTTCCAACGAGGAAAAGAAGTGAATGAAGTTTCTTTTTAA
- a CDS encoding LOG family protein, which translates to MEMDGIRDESLVNPELDSNETKLHNSFRQKTWDETITKDSWMVFKIMAEFVDGYEKLAKIGPCVSIFGSARLKPENKYYEMAVEIAEKITKLGFGIITGGGPGIMEAGNKGAFNAKGKSIGLNIDLPFEQHFNPYINKSYSMNFDYFFVRKVMFVKYSQGFVVMPGGFGTLDELTEALTLIQTNKIGKFPIVLVGTEFWGGLLDWFKATLLKEGMIAEDDLDLYRVVDTADEAVAHIKGFYDKYSVNVNF; encoded by the coding sequence ATGGAAATGGATGGAATTAGGGATGAAAGCTTGGTAAACCCCGAATTAGATAGTAACGAAACAAAGTTACATAACAGCTTCAGACAAAAAACATGGGATGAAACCATTACCAAAGACAGCTGGATGGTTTTTAAAATCATGGCCGAATTTGTGGATGGTTACGAAAAACTGGCAAAAATAGGCCCATGTGTATCTATATTCGGTTCAGCACGTTTGAAGCCGGAAAATAAATACTACGAGATGGCTGTGGAAATTGCTGAGAAAATAACCAAATTAGGTTTTGGAATTATTACCGGTGGTGGCCCAGGAATCATGGAAGCTGGAAATAAGGGAGCATTTAATGCTAAAGGGAAATCAATAGGACTTAATATTGACCTTCCTTTTGAACAGCATTTTAATCCTTACATCAACAAATCTTATTCCATGAACTTTGATTACTTTTTCGTAAGAAAGGTAATGTTTGTAAAATATTCTCAAGGTTTTGTAGTAATGCCTGGAGGTTTCGGAACACTGGATGAGCTCACTGAGGCTTTAACTTTGATTCAAACTAATAAAATTGGTAAGTTTCCCATTGTTTTGGTAGGAACTGAATTCTGGGGTGGATTATTAGACTGGTTCAAAGCAACTTTGTTAAAAGAAGGAATGATTGCAGAAGATGATCTTGATCTTTATCGTGTGGTAGATACTGCTGACGAGGCTGTAGCACATATTAAAGGCTTCTATGATAAATATTCTGTGAATGTAAATTTTTAA
- a CDS encoding nucleotidyltransferase family protein: MKALIFAAGKGTRLKPFTDHHPKALAKVNGIPLLERNINYLKGYGIKDFVINIHHFGDQIVDFLNKNDNFGCKIEISDETNELLETGGGLIFARRFLDHGEDFLILNADILTDLNINELVKYHKKIKDFATLAVSDRESSRKLLFNDDRVLRGWLNVQTGEQRLAEFNKGFKALAFSGVHCINPVIFEKIKRKGKFSVMEEYLDLMQTEHIHGFLHDSILIDVGRPESVIEAEKHFK, from the coding sequence ATGAAGGCTCTTATTTTCGCTGCCGGAAAAGGCACCAGGCTTAAGCCATTTACAGATCATCATCCTAAAGCGTTGGCAAAAGTAAATGGTATACCCCTTTTAGAAAGAAACATCAATTATCTAAAAGGATACGGAATAAAAGATTTCGTGATTAATATTCATCATTTTGGAGATCAGATTGTTGATTTTTTAAATAAAAATGATAACTTCGGCTGCAAGATTGAAATCTCCGATGAAACCAACGAACTACTGGAAACCGGAGGCGGCTTGATTTTTGCCAGAAGATTTCTTGATCATGGAGAAGATTTTTTAATTTTAAATGCCGATATTTTAACCGATCTCAATATTAATGAATTGGTAAAGTATCACAAAAAAATAAAAGATTTTGCTACTTTAGCAGTATCGGACCGTGAAAGTTCGAGAAAACTACTTTTCAATGATGATAGGGTGTTAAGAGGTTGGCTGAATGTACAAACGGGTGAACAGAGGCTTGCTGAGTTCAATAAAGGGTTTAAGGCTCTTGCTTTCAGTGGCGTTCACTGTATCAACCCTGTTATCTTTGAAAAAATAAAAAGAAAAGGCAAATTTTCTGTTATGGAAGAATATTTGGATCTGATGCAGACTGAACATATACATGGCTTTCTGCATGACAGCATTCTTATAGATGTTGGAAGACCGGAGTCTGTAATAGAAGCCGAAAAACATTTTAAATAA
- a CDS encoding RapZ C-terminal domain-containing protein: MLHIDIHSFSYKKGGIPKDHSGNGGGFAFDCRGILNPGRIEEYKIQTGNDIGVQEYLETKTEMPKFLELIKSLVSINIEDYLERGFENLQINFGCTGGQHRSVYSAIKIAEFIKEKYPNGTEVTIHHDEQPQLNNSN; this comes from the coding sequence ATGCTACACATTGACATCCATAGTTTCTCTTACAAAAAAGGAGGAATTCCAAAAGATCATTCAGGAAACGGAGGCGGTTTTGCCTTTGACTGCAGAGGAATATTAAACCCCGGAAGAATTGAAGAATATAAAATCCAAACCGGAAATGATATCGGCGTTCAGGAATATCTTGAAACCAAAACTGAAATGCCTAAATTCCTGGAATTGATAAAATCTCTTGTATCCATTAATATTGAAGATTATCTGGAAAGAGGATTTGAAAATCTTCAGATCAATTTCGGATGTACAGGCGGACAACACAGATCTGTGTATTCTGCTATAAAAATTGCGGAGTTCATCAAAGAAAAATACCCAAATGGCACTGAAGTAACCATTCATCACGACGAACAACCTCAACTGAACAATAGTAATTAG
- a CDS encoding aminoglycoside phosphotransferase family protein, producing the protein MTSENANRFFETQLGKKSTEFITLAQSGSARVNFLAITDTEKYIITYNENIPENESFLYYSNVFSELKLNTPAIFTISEDRKMYVQEFLGAQTLSEIIAKEHVSPRIKSLVEQTLEKLFRLQAQTQGKIDFSKTFEYESYDELPVIHDLYYFKNFVADVLELEYNKSTLLKEFKKIAALVENLEPKGIMIRDFQARNIMVNEKDEVSFIDYQSAMKGPLMYDVISFLFQAKANFPENFKNEMLDFYIQRFEDQKIQHQLKNSVKPIQMMRFLQVLGAYGFRGLIQRKQHFIGSLEKGIQNITQFAASWEDMKNYPELNKVIEQLTLQETKKKIDTILK; encoded by the coding sequence ATGACTTCCGAAAACGCAAATCGATTTTTTGAAACCCAACTTGGCAAAAAATCAACTGAATTCATCACATTAGCTCAAAGCGGTTCTGCGAGGGTCAACTTTCTGGCCATAACCGATACTGAAAAATACATCATCACCTACAACGAAAATATTCCGGAAAATGAAAGTTTTCTTTATTATTCTAACGTTTTTTCTGAACTTAAACTTAATACTCCGGCTATTTTTACCATCTCAGAAGACAGGAAAATGTATGTTCAGGAATTTTTAGGGGCGCAAACTTTGTCAGAGATCATTGCAAAAGAACATGTCTCACCCCGTATAAAATCTTTAGTAGAACAAACGCTTGAAAAGCTTTTCAGACTACAGGCTCAAACACAAGGGAAAATTGATTTTTCCAAAACTTTTGAATATGAAAGTTATGATGAGCTTCCTGTGATTCATGACCTATATTATTTTAAAAATTTTGTTGCGGATGTTCTGGAGTTGGAATATAATAAATCTACTTTACTGAAGGAATTTAAAAAAATCGCAGCTTTAGTAGAAAACCTTGAGCCGAAGGGCATTATGATCCGAGATTTTCAGGCAAGGAATATTATGGTGAATGAAAAAGATGAAGTTTCTTTCATCGATTATCAGTCGGCAATGAAAGGTCCCTTAATGTATGATGTCATTTCATTCCTTTTTCAGGCTAAGGCCAATTTTCCGGAAAATTTTAAAAATGAAATGCTGGATTTCTATATTCAACGATTTGAAGATCAAAAAATTCAACATCAACTAAAAAATTCAGTTAAGCCAATTCAGATGATGAGATTCCTTCAGGTTCTGGGAGCCTACGGTTTCAGAGGTCTGATTCAAAGAAAACAGCATTTTATAGGCAGTCTTGAAAAAGGAATCCAAAACATTACCCAATTTGCAGCCTCCTGGGAAGACATGAAAAATTACCCGGAATTGAATAAGGTTATAGAACAATTAACATTACAAGAAACTAAGAAAAAAATTGATACTATTTTAAAATAA
- the xrtF gene encoding exosortase family protein XrtF, protein MLKDFKPVLGILLRFIIIYLVLLFAYQFYLNANKDSGLDPFSGVIANQVSAIQNVLSYPTELYNDVKNEQVWFYVQKQYVTRMVEGCNAISVMILFVSFVFAFYKGSKTFVFVLAGLVLLYIMNLLRIVGLNIVMAEHKEYGKMFHDFVFPAVIYGSVVLLWLIWIKFFALKHENS, encoded by the coding sequence ATGTTAAAGGACTTTAAGCCGGTATTAGGAATTTTACTGCGTTTCATCATTATTTATCTGGTGTTGCTCTTTGCGTATCAATTTTACTTGAATGCGAATAAGGATTCCGGTTTGGATCCATTTTCAGGTGTTATTGCCAATCAGGTGAGTGCCATACAGAATGTTTTGAGCTATCCTACTGAGCTTTACAATGATGTAAAGAATGAGCAGGTTTGGTTTTATGTACAAAAACAATATGTAACAAGAATGGTGGAAGGATGTAATGCTATCTCAGTCATGATTCTGTTTGTGTCATTTGTTTTTGCCTTTTATAAAGGATCTAAGACATTTGTTTTTGTGCTGGCAGGGTTGGTTTTACTTTATATCATGAATCTTTTAAGGATTGTAGGATTGAATATTGTGATGGCAGAACACAAGGAATATGGTAAAATGTTTCACGATTTTGTTTTCCCGGCAGTGATTTATGGGAGTGTGGTTTTGCTTTGGCTAATCTGGATTAAATTCTTTGCTTTAAAACATGAAAATTCTTAG
- a CDS encoding exosortase F system-associated membrane protein yields MKILSGLLVILGICGLIGVRVMEDKMFYDPFLEYFHEANKNISFPIFEWGKLVGGYLFRFILNLFFSCLIIQGLFKNKQWTIQGALMMVIVFAIAFPLYLFCIQNKFEIGYLFSFYMRRFVIQPLIILLIVPMFYYRKQMIKSR; encoded by the coding sequence ATGAAAATTCTTAGTGGGCTTCTCGTTATTTTAGGAATCTGTGGTCTGATAGGGGTCAGAGTGATGGAAGATAAAATGTTTTATGATCCGTTTCTTGAATACTTCCATGAGGCCAATAAAAATATTAGTTTCCCAATATTTGAATGGGGAAAGTTAGTAGGTGGATATTTGTTTAGATTTATTCTTAATCTATTTTTTTCCTGCCTGATTATTCAGGGACTATTTAAAAATAAACAGTGGACGATACAGGGCGCTTTGATGATGGTGATTGTTTTTGCAATTGCTTTTCCTCTTTATCTGTTTTGTATTCAAAATAAATTTGAAATAGGATATCTCTTTTCCTTTTATATGAGAAGGTTTGTAATTCAGCCTTTAATTATATTGCTGATTGTTCCTATGTTTTATTACAGAAAACAAATGATAAAGAGTAGATAA
- a CDS encoding cation diffusion facilitator family transporter yields the protein MNTQKNTHKDKIGFQKIIAAFGVILFIGKIIAWKLTNSDAVFSDAMESIVNVISAFMGLYSLHLAAKPKDEDHPYGHGKVEFVTSGIEGALIAIAGLMIIYEGIHSLIVGKTLSKIDLGIWIITATAIINYLLGYISIKKGQKENSLVLISSGKHLQSDTITTLGVVASLVVVYFTKIYWLDSVVALVFGLYIIFVGYKIVRKSLSGIMDEQDPEILHQVIRILEANRHTEWIDVHNMKIQQFGASLHIDAHITLPWYYDLRDAHNEMEKVIILLAKNIKRNIEFNFHMDDCKPISCPVCQIENCPVRQKDFVKRVEWTAENVTSVDKHTVE from the coding sequence ATGAATACACAGAAGAACACCCACAAAGATAAAATAGGATTCCAGAAGATCATTGCTGCCTTTGGAGTTATCCTTTTCATTGGAAAGATTATTGCCTGGAAGCTTACCAATTCCGATGCCGTATTCTCCGATGCCATGGAAAGCATTGTGAATGTCATCAGTGCATTTATGGGATTATATTCACTTCATCTTGCCGCAAAACCTAAGGATGAAGACCATCCATACGGCCATGGAAAGGTTGAATTTGTCACTTCCGGTATTGAAGGGGCTTTAATTGCCATTGCCGGTCTGATGATTATTTATGAAGGTATCCATAGCCTTATTGTAGGAAAAACGCTAAGCAAAATTGATTTGGGAATTTGGATCATTACAGCCACAGCCATTATCAATTATCTCTTGGGCTACATTTCCATAAAGAAGGGGCAAAAAGAGAATTCATTGGTTCTTATTTCTTCTGGAAAACACCTTCAGTCTGATACCATCACTACCCTAGGAGTAGTAGCCAGTTTGGTAGTTGTCTACTTTACTAAAATCTATTGGCTGGATTCTGTTGTTGCTTTAGTATTTGGACTCTATATCATATTTGTAGGCTATAAAATCGTTCGAAAATCATTGAGTGGTATTATGGATGAACAGGATCCGGAAATACTGCATCAGGTCATCAGAATCCTCGAAGCCAACAGACATACAGAATGGATTGATGTTCACAATATGAAGATCCAGCAGTTTGGGGCCTCATTACATATTGATGCTCATATCACCCTGCCTTGGTATTATGACCTTAGGGATGCTCACAATGAAATGGAAAAAGTGATTATTCTCTTAGCTAAAAATATTAAACGAAATATTGAGTTCAATTTTCATATGGATGACTGTAAACCTATTTCATGTCCGGTATGCCAGATTGAAAACTGTCCCGTTCGTCAAAAAGATTTCGTAAAAAGGGTGGAATGGACCGCTGAAAATGTAACCAGTGTAGATAAACATACAGTAGAATAA